Part of the Molothrus ater isolate BHLD 08-10-18 breed brown headed cowbird chromosome 9, BPBGC_Mater_1.1, whole genome shotgun sequence genome is shown below.
CATAGATTCAAATAGACACTGGATAAATTCATATAACAGATGTCTGTCAGGGGTTGGCATAACAAAGATACCaaagagaattatttctttGACTGAGGAAGTCACCTGAaagttcaggaaaatatttttgaggtaGTTGTTATTGTACTTGTAGTGTTGGCCAGTTTCCCATAGTGTTGGCTTCTGTCAGAAACAGATTACTGTGTTGGTTGTCTACTAATATGGACACTTTTTTGTTCCCAAAAGCTTTTGGCTCGGGCCCTTTCTCTGCTTCCTAGGAACTCTTAATTCTTGAATGTACAGTAGTAAAAAAATGTGAGTGGTACATTCTTGCCACTTTGTGCAAGTTGTCCCACATTAATCAAACGATAACTCTGGACACATGACATGTAATTTTCAAATCGCCCGTTACTCTTCTGATgaagatttatttaaaaggcTTGTGTGAGAATGCCTAACCAAACACAGTACACAATCAAATGTATATGGAATATGACACTTCCATAAGTATGTTGTGTAAATCATTAGTATGAATACATTATAATTTAAATCCCCTTGAGTAACTTAAATACTTCGACCATAGGTGGCCTTGGCCTTGGCAGTTTTGAAGCGTGCCTTATTACAGAAGAGTTAGCTTACGGATGTACAGGGGTTCAAACCGCCATTGAAGCAAACTCCCTAGGGGTAAGTTCTGTCTTTTCTTGCATCCCTTAAACTATAATCTCTGCCCTTGAAAGAGCCAGATTAACggtctaaatatttttttttcagcaaatgcCAGTTATCATTGCGGGAAATGAGCATCAGCAGAAAAAATACTTAGGAAGAATGACAGAAGAACCAATGATGTGTGTAAGTATGACTGCTATACTGCAGAATGCTATACATGCAGAATGTTTCTAAACCACATTAATTGTattactccttttttttaaattcctttttttgcgattttttttcccctgaacaCTTATATGTACTCACAACTTAACCCTCTTTGATTTATATGTAAACAGTGACATTTACTGAAAGGTAGCAAATACCTAATGAGATACATCCAGTAAGTAAACAGAAGATATTAAATGATCCTCATCCTAAGTCACTTACCAAAAATaataggggttttttccctttcaagaAGGGTTGTAGATgtttaagaaaaatacaagGTTTATGTAAAGAGACCCTCAACTTGGATGCGAATGACACTTGATGTGTGATCTCAAATATTACATTAATAGTACTTGTTATGTAGAAAGAAGTAAAGATTCGTGTGCAATGTATATCAATTTACAACTAAATCTCCTACATTGAACGACTCAGTGCTCCTATTTTCAGACTTTAAAGATCCTCAGCTTTCACATCAGAATTTTTGAATCCTGGAAGTAGTAACTTAAGGATTACAgaatgtttctgtttgtttaaaagCCAATTTTATGTATTAATATggatttataaagaaaatttaccCTTACTCAGCCAGCTGTTTGCAGGGGGGAGGGGGCCATGTGTagggttgttttggggttttattggggagttttgtttatttggtgtTTGGATATTACCATGCAGTTCACTTAAACCTTCGACAGTTAGTTTGATGCACATAATCTGCATGAATTTGCAGTTGACTAAAGATAGAACTTTTATTCCGCAAGAATTtgcatcttaattttttttaggcTTACTGTGTaacagagcctggagcaggctCTGATGTGGCTGGTATAAAAACAAAGGCTGAGAAGAAAGGAGATGAATATGTTATTAATGGTCAGAAGATGTGGATCACAAATGGGGGGAAAGCAAACTGGTATGTTAACTGGTGTCATAGTTCTATGCCGTGTCTTTACCCCACCCCTCCAACCTCAGTTAAATTCTTTAAAGACCAATCCTTTAAAAACCTATCCTTCAGACACAAATCTGAATGTTCTCTGTGTTTCAGCAGACTACATTTTAATCTCTGCCCAGTTTGTGAGGATAGCTATCAGGATAGCATATACAAATGCAGTCTTGAGTGCTATGCAAagcctaaaaagaaaaatgagtgaTGACATTATGACTCCACACTCAATAATAGCTTCTTGAATCTTTCGGCTATCAAAATTAAATGTGATTTGAAATGTTATTCTAGAAACACCTCTGACTGCTAGTGAAGCTAGCAATGCTGTTAGATTGTAGTGTTACTTTTTATTCTCTGAAAAGCAGACATTTTCCATCTGTCAAAGACTGCAGATATGGCTTGTGTTGTCTGGAGCGTGCTTTTACAATGTAAACCTCTTAAATCATGTCTTACATCACACTGATTCACAACACAGAAATTTCCCTGAATTCAAGTGGAAGAAACTTTATATAccaaaaatggaattttctaGTTATTTTCTTGTTGCAGGCAGACCCACCAAAGACAATCTATCAGATTTCTTTTGACCTTACTGAATACCATAGAAATTATTTAcagctgtttaatttttaagagaaatacTTATTTACAACTTacacttagaaaaataaaatcaagatcTTTGAAGTCAGATTATAACTTTTACATCCAGAAATTATGTCCTAAGCATTAATTTTTATGTACATGCTATGAATAGGTTTCTTTTGTACTATATGGGAAGCTGTTGATATCATAAAGACTTACAATACATGGAAAAGGTAGGGaatatttatttgcatgttGATCTGAGTAACTTTATGAAATATTGAATCTTAAAACTTCTACTTTCTTGCTCcctcttattttattttcaggatgGGCGAGAAAGAAAGGCTGTTAACTCACAGACAAAATTTATTATATGGTAGAAATGCACATAAAAGTGTTTAAAGTGCTAGATAAATATATCTTGTTAATTGTGAAGATAAACTGCATCCATCTACTTTGTTTTACACTAGGTATTTTTTGCTAGCACGTACAAATCCAGATCCAAAAGCTCCTGCAAGCAAAGCCTTTACTGGATTCATTGTGGAAGCAGATAGCCCAGGGATACAAATTGGAAGAAAGGTGAAGACTGTATTTCTTGTTTGACAAGCCAGGAACTGTTGTTCAGTTCTAAACcaacaataaaacaaatgtaCCACTAAAGAAAAGAGACTGTTACACAACTGAACAGTCTCATATGCTTATGTACTTATGTATGCTTATGTGCTTATGTATGCTTAtcttttaaatttcaaaacatAGTGGAACTATGcatgaaacattattttaaagctATTAATTCAGAAAAGGAATTATTCAGAGTGGTCTAAAGTAAGATGACTACTTTGAACGTCTGCAAAGAGTCTTTGAGAATGACTATATTGGCAGGTGCCAATAAATGAGAAGTAGTATGCCTTGAAAAAATAAGAAGCAAGCTGGACAATTTTGACCGCAAATACATACCTAGTGAGTTTTAATTTTAGCTAGTGCTGGTCAAAGAAGAGGCCTTAGAGATATTGATGCTACTTCTCTCTTTacaaaaattactatttttaatagTAGGTAAAACTGAATGGTGGAACATTAGTCAAGAAATCTGAAAACTTGAAAAgctcatttatttattcacttGTAGTATACCTGTACTTCCTGCATATTagattctttcctttttccactTGCATCTAAAAGATAGTTGAACTAGAAGAACAGAACTAATTTCATATTAAGGAGAAAGTAAGCTGCCCAGCTTAGACAAGTTAAGGGCATGCTGGTCTGCAAATACAAAACTAGTATTTGTCTTGCACGTGGTAATTTTTAGATTAGgtgttttggggaagaaaaactaTGCTTTGAGtcaacaaaaaaatgaaaacataatgTACCTTTGAATAATCCAAATTAGTAGCACATCTGTAAATTTCCCACTTCAGGAAATGAATATGGGTCAACGCTGCTCAGATACCAGAGGCATTGTCTTTGAAGATGTGAGAGTcccaaaagaaaatgtattgaTAGCTGAAGGAGCTGGCTTTAAAATCGCAATGGGAGCTTTTGATAAGACCAGACCACCCGTaagtatcagaaaaaaaataggttatAAAATATAGCAggcatttctgattttttattcTGCCCTGTATTAAATTTAGGTAGCAGCTGGTGCTGTTGGATTAGCAAAAAGAGCCCTCGATGAAGCTACTAGATACGCTTTGGAGAGAAAAACCTTTGGGAAACCAATTGTTGAAGTAAGTGTGGGGGCAGACAATGCATAAAAGTTTTCACACTAGATGTACTACTACTGATTTTTCAAGGTTATTccttaatatttatatatttatatatttatatatttatatatttatatttgtatttcctTAGTTTTTATATTATACCTCAGCCATTTTGTGGTTTCCAAGTATATAGGTTGCACTATAAGTAAACTTAGCTATGTGGTAACTTCAAGAGTTTTTGGTAATTTATCAATGATagtaggaaaagcagaaagaaaactctGCCCCAAAGCTCAGAACTTACATACCAACTGGGCATACTTAAGTTCTTCAGCAC
Proteins encoded:
- the ACADM gene encoding medium-chain specific acyl-CoA dehydrogenase, mitochondrial; amino-acid sequence: MAALRATRQMLQTITGHGWRSYSSKPAQNLHVGKPGAGFSFELTDEQKEFQATARKFAVEEIIPVAAQYDKTGEYPVPLIKRAWELGLMNSHIPESCGGLGLGSFEACLITEELAYGCTGVQTAIEANSLGQMPVIIAGNEHQQKKYLGRMTEEPMMCAYCVTEPGAGSDVAGIKTKAEKKGDEYVINGQKMWITNGGKANWYFLLARTNPDPKAPASKAFTGFIVEADSPGIQIGRKEMNMGQRCSDTRGIVFEDVRVPKENVLIAEGAGFKIAMGAFDKTRPPVAAGAVGLAKRALDEATRYALERKTFGKPIVEHQAVSFLLAEMAMKVELARMAYQRAAWEVDAGRRNTYYASIAKAFAGDIANQVATDAVQIFGGNGFNTEYPVEKLMRDAKIYQIYEGTAQIQRMIIAREHVGKFKA